In Methanofollis sp. UBA420, one DNA window encodes the following:
- a CDS encoding ABC transporter permease, protein MSLSGQLPLLIELARRDLWERYSGSSLGALWSVIFPLVTVFIYLIVFANIMGARLPGSSNAYSYGIYLLAGVIPWTTFSSVVMRSSTVYLDRKNIISKIHVDLNCFPLYIVISESIIFGITLAIILVFLFATGYEFPPVLFALPVVFAAQQFVAYALGSILGILVVFLRDMRETVNVVFQLWFWLTPIVYVTEILPEFVKGIEVFNPAFWFVNSYQSMFSYGQLPNGLFLILLFGLGIVLLAVKQYLMRRLERDIRDFI, encoded by the coding sequence ATGTCGCTATCCGGTCAGTTGCCACTGTTAATCGAACTCGCACGGCGCGACCTCTGGGAGAGATATTCTGGCTCTTCGCTTGGAGCGCTCTGGTCGGTGATCTTTCCGCTGGTGACCGTTTTCATCTACCTTATCGTTTTTGCAAACATCATGGGAGCACGCCTGCCCGGTTCGTCGAATGCTTACAGTTATGGAATCTACCTGCTTGCCGGTGTCATCCCCTGGACCACGTTCTCTTCGGTCGTGATGCGGTCGTCGACGGTCTATCTCGACCGCAAGAATATCATCTCTAAGATCCATGTGGATCTAAACTGTTTCCCGCTGTACATCGTGATATCGGAATCGATCATATTCGGGATCACCCTTGCGATCATCCTTGTCTTCCTCTTTGCGACGGGATATGAGTTCCCTCCGGTGCTCTTCGCACTGCCGGTTGTCTTTGCAGCTCAGCAGTTCGTGGCCTACGCGCTTGGATCGATCCTCGGTATTCTGGTCGTATTCCTCCGGGATATGAGGGAGACGGTGAATGTCGTCTTCCAACTCTGGTTCTGGCTGACCCCGATCGTCTACGTGACTGAGATCCTTCCCGAGTTTGTGAAGGGCATCGAGGTTTTCAACCCCGCGTTCTGGTTCGTTAACTCCTACCAGAGCATGTTCAGTTATGGGCAACTGCCGAACGGACTCTTCCTCATCCTTCTTTTCGGCCTCGGGATCGTTCTCCTCGCCGTGAAGCAATACCTGATGCGGAGACTGGAGCGTGATATCCGTGATTTTATCTGA
- a CDS encoding ABC transporter ATP-binding protein — MIRVTGVSKRFRIYSSPADRLKEVFFHRSYHRDFEALKDISFEVDSGETLGIVGQNGAGKSTLLKILSGVLLPDTGAVEISGKVTGLLELGTGFNSELSGLENIFMNGTFLGMSRDEIEAKKDAIISFAELGEFINEPIKTYSSGMLMRLGFAVAIHADPECFLVDEALSVGDAYFQQKCMRKIQEFKEAGGSIIFVSHDTNAVKTLCDYAFLLENGKITMVGKPKEVVDFYQASLLKKAHAGSSEVQIDRCVRADSALHSDVSTGEVDVTSLRIIDSEGEDVDSVETDDIITIQIRVQSDRYLKDPHYGFFIRNSLGVSVFETNTYCMGCATQPLKPGEVAVVEFEMAVPLAPGHYSLSVGVANQGWGYGNFEEYLYLMHDGVILTVTAKTDGIRFAGVFDMHPDVRIRQGEDDAL, encoded by the coding sequence ATGATTCGGGTAACGGGCGTTTCAAAGCGGTTCAGGATATACTCCTCCCCGGCGGATCGCCTCAAGGAGGTATTCTTCCACCGGTCGTACCACCGGGATTTCGAGGCACTCAAAGATATCTCTTTCGAGGTCGACTCCGGCGAAACATTGGGGATTGTCGGGCAGAACGGCGCGGGCAAATCGACGCTTCTGAAGATCCTTTCCGGTGTTCTGCTCCCAGATACGGGAGCGGTGGAGATCTCGGGAAAAGTCACCGGGCTTCTCGAACTTGGGACCGGCTTCAATTCCGAACTCTCCGGCCTTGAGAACATCTTCATGAACGGGACGTTCCTCGGCATGAGCCGCGACGAGATAGAGGCGAAAAAGGACGCAATAATCAGTTTTGCCGAACTCGGAGAGTTTATCAATGAACCCATCAAGACCTATTCGTCCGGGATGCTGATGCGCCTCGGCTTTGCCGTCGCCATCCATGCCGATCCAGAGTGCTTTCTTGTCGATGAGGCGCTCTCGGTCGGCGACGCTTACTTCCAGCAGAAGTGCATGCGAAAGATCCAGGAGTTCAAGGAAGCCGGGGGGTCGATCATTTTTGTGTCGCATGATACGAACGCGGTAAAGACACTCTGCGATTATGCGTTCCTGCTGGAGAACGGGAAAATAACGATGGTTGGAAAGCCGAAAGAGGTGGTTGATTTCTACCAGGCCTCTCTCCTGAAGAAGGCTCACGCTGGCTCATCTGAGGTTCAGATTGACCGTTGTGTGCGTGCTGATTCAGCTCTCCATTCTGATGTGTCCACGGGTGAGGTTGATGTGACGTCCCTTAGAATTATCGACTCTGAGGGGGAGGATGTCGATTCCGTTGAGACCGATGATATCATCACAATTCAAATTCGCGTACAGTCTGATAGATATCTGAAAGATCCTCATTATGGTTTTTTCATCCGTAACAGCCTTGGAGTCTCAGTATTTGAGACGAACACCTATTGCATGGGTTGTGCTACGCAACCCCTGAAGCCCGGTGAAGTTGCGGTTGTGGAATTTGAGATGGCAGTCCCCCTTGCACCTGGTCACTACTCTCTCTCTGTGGGTGTTGCGAATCAGGGATGGGGATACGGTAATTTCGAAGAATATCTCTACTTAATGCACGATGGAGTGATATTGACCGTCACAGCAAAAACAGATGGGATCCGCTTTGCGGGTGTCTTCGATATGCATCCGGATGTGCGGATCCGGCAGGGAGAGGATGATGCCTTATGA
- a CDS encoding radical SAM/SPASM domain-containing protein — translation MNVYHGLPLLDCPDYHKYLHYTKKMSWHGRIRDFFGGNPDSGLQSRPLMLICETVNICNHRCIICPYDRLKREHRIMDMNLFQKVLNDYSEMGGGYLSLTPVVGDIFFDPHLLERIALISDYPLIRNVSVTTNAVYADRYSDDDLKYIVNQLGRIHISVYGLDEQEYCTMTRRNTYHKMLCSIRKVVDLTDRDNIVFGFRLLNNKADSEIQNWIEENFGSVYPYSYTTTYSNWGVSLDESVILPGDAQWTKKIQSSEPCLIPLLAAQILSNGDVSFCPCADYEGDHELLLGNIADQTLGEIYNSNKTRNLWLNSPKIPDICKNCSFYRPLSDLKSNENILEYPLDLVGG, via the coding sequence ATGAATGTTTACCATGGACTCCCTCTGCTCGATTGCCCGGATTATCATAAATATCTCCACTACACGAAGAAAATGAGCTGGCATGGTCGGATCCGGGATTTTTTTGGTGGGAATCCTGATTCCGGGTTGCAGAGCAGACCGCTCATGCTCATATGCGAGACTGTGAATATCTGTAATCACCGGTGCATTATCTGCCCCTATGACCGTTTGAAGAGGGAACACAGAATTATGGATATGAACCTTTTCCAGAAGGTTCTCAATGATTACTCGGAGATGGGTGGCGGATACCTGTCTCTAACACCTGTGGTCGGGGATATCTTTTTTGATCCCCATTTGCTCGAACGGATTGCGCTCATTTCGGATTACCCCTTGATTAGAAATGTTTCTGTAACGACGAATGCTGTCTACGCGGATAGATACTCTGATGATGACCTCAAGTATATCGTGAATCAGTTGGGCCGGATTCACATTTCCGTATACGGTCTCGACGAGCAAGAGTACTGCACAATGACACGGAGAAATACCTATCACAAGATGCTTTGCTCGATTCGAAAAGTTGTTGATTTAACAGATAGAGATAATATTGTCTTTGGATTTCGCCTGTTGAATAATAAGGCGGATTCTGAGATTCAAAATTGGATCGAGGAGAATTTTGGCTCCGTTTATCCGTATAGTTATACTACGACTTATTCTAATTGGGGTGTTTCCCTTGACGAATCCGTGATTTTACCTGGGGATGCGCAGTGGACGAAGAAAATACAGTCCTCCGAACCATGTCTCATCCCCCTGTTGGCGGCACAAATACTCTCTAATGGAGATGTGTCCTTCTGTCCCTGTGCGGATTATGAAGGAGATCATGAGTTATTACTCGGGAATATTGCTGATCAAACTCTTGGAGAGATCTATAACTCAAACAAAACAAGGAACCTGTGGCTTAATTCCCCGAAGATCCCTGATATCTGCAAAAATTGCTCGTTCTATCGCCCTCTCTCTGATTTGAAGAGTAATGAAAACAT